The following proteins are encoded in a genomic region of Penaeus chinensis breed Huanghai No. 1 chromosome 10, ASM1920278v2, whole genome shotgun sequence:
- the LOC125030005 gene encoding pupal cuticle protein 20-like, whose amino-acid sequence MFAKLVICAVVAAVASLPQGSPSRSYGLPSGSSSGGFGGVGGGPGSGAGGSGGFGGGAPGSGSGGFGGGAPGSGSGGFGGGAPGSGSGGFGGGATGGFGGGAPGSSSGGFGSGATGGFGGSSGGFGAGGSGAGASGPFIPIITDDRQGPDEFGNYNFNFETANGIIREEQGAPQGETGAVAQQGAWSFTFPDGTPADFSFVADENGFRVESDLLPTPPPLPPHAIAQIEKARQEDAAAAASGGRPGSGSGQFSGSDFGSGQFSGSGQSGFGTGAGQPGFGSSSGQFSGSASSQGPSTAYGYP is encoded by the exons ATGTTTGCG aAACTCGTGATATGCGCTGTGGTGGCCGCTGTGGCATCACTACCTCAAGGTTCACCGTCTAGATCCTACGGACTTCCCAGTGGAAGTTCATCCGGCGGTTTcggtggagtaggaggtggacCTGGAAGTGGAGCTGGAGGCAGtggaggattcggaggtggaGCTCCTGGGTCAGGCAGtggaggattcggaggaggaGCTCCTGGGTCAGGCAGTGGAGGGTTCGGAGGTGGAGCTCCTGGGTCAGGCAGTGGAGGGTTCGGAGGTGGAGCAACGGGAGGATTTGGGGGTGGAGCTCCTGGTTCCAGTAGTGGCGGCTTCGGCAGTGGAGCCACTGGAGGATTCGGCGGTTCCTCGGGAGGCTTCGGTGCTGGTGGTTCTGGAGCTGGAGCTTCAGGTCCTTTCATTCCCATCATTACCGACGATCGCCAAGGCCCCGATGAGTTCGGAAACTACAACTTCAACTTCGAAACTGCAAACGGCATCATTCGTGAGGAACAAGGAGCCCCACAAGGAGAAACTGGAGCCGTAGCACAGCAGGGTGCTTGGTC ATTCACCTTCCCTGATGGCACTCCAGCTGACTTCAGCTTCGTCGCTGATGAAAACGGTTTCCGCGTGGAGTCCGACCTTCtgcctacaccccctcccctcccaccacacGCTATCGCCCAGATCGAGAAGGCTCGTCAGGAGGATGCCGCTGCTGCAGCGTCAGGTGGCCGGCCAGGCTCTGGCTCTGGACAGTTCTCTGGCTCAGACTTTGGTTCAGGACAGTTCTCGGGATCTGGCCAATCAGGTTTTGGTACCGGTGCTGGCCAACCAGGATTTGGTTCTTCTAGTGGCCAGTTCTCAGGTTCAGCGTCCTCACAAGGACCCAGCACCGCCTATGGTTACCCTTAA
- the LOC125029901 gene encoding pupal cuticle protein 36-like codes for MPKSGYKSSLARHISSVTPTPKVVICAVVAAVASLPQGSPSRSYGLPSVSSSGGFGGVGGGPGSGAGGSGGFGGGAPGSGSGGFGGGAPGSGSGGFGGGATGGFGGGAPGSSSGGFGSGATGGFGGSSGGFGAGGSGAGASGPFIPIITDDRQGPDEFGNYNFNFETANGIIREEQGAPQGETGAVAQQGAWSFTFPDGTPADFSFVADENGFRVESDLLPTPPPLPPHAIAQIEKARLEDAAAAASGGRPGSGSGQFSGSGFGAGQSGFGSGQFSGSGQSGFGTGAGQPGFGSSSGQFSGSASSQQGPSTAYGYP; via the exons ATGCCAAAGTCTGGGTATAAAAGCAGCTTGGCTAGGCACATTTCATCAGTGACTCCGACTCCA AAAGTTGTGATATGCGCTGTGGTGGCCGCTGTGGCATCACTACCTCAAGGTTCACCCTCTAGATCCTATGGACTTCCCAGTGTAAGTTCATCCGGCGGTTTcggtggagtaggaggtggacCTGGAAGTGGAGCTGGAGGCAGtggaggattcggaggtggaGCTCCTGGTTCAGGCAGTGGAGGATTTGGAGGTGGAGCTCCTGGGTCAGGCAGTGGAGGGTTCGGAGGTGGAGCAACGGGAGGATTTGGGGGTGGAGCTCCTGGTTCTAGTAGTGGCGGCTTCGGCAGTGGAGCCACTGGAGGATTCGGCGGTTCCTCGGGAGGCTTCGGTGCTGGTGGTTCTGGAGCTGGAGCTTCAGGTCCTTTCATTCCCATCATTACCGACGATCGCCAAGGCCCCGATGAGTTCGGAAACTACAACTTCAACTTCGAAACTGCAAACGGCATCATTCGTGAGGAACAAGGAGCCCCACAAGGAGAAACTGGAGCCGTAGCACAGCAGGGTGCTTGGTC ATTCACCTTCCCTGATGGCACTCCAGCTGACTTCAGCTTCGTTGCTGATGAAAACGGTTTCCGCGTGGAGTCCGACCTTCtgcctacaccccctcccctcccaccacacGCCATCGCCCAGATCGAGAAGGCTCGTCTGGAGGATGCCGCCGCTGCAGCTTCTGGTGGCCGGCCAGGCTCTGGCTCTGGACAGTTCTCTGGCTCAGGCTTTGGCGCCGGCCAATCAGGCTTTGGTTCAGGACAGTTCTCGGGATCTGGCCAATCAGGTTTTGGTACCGGTGCTGGCCAACCAGGATTTGGGTCTTCTAGTGGCCAATTCTCAGGTTCAGCTTCCTCCCAACAAGGACCCAGTACCGCATATGGTTACCCATAA